One window of Acipenser ruthenus chromosome 45, fAciRut3.2 maternal haplotype, whole genome shotgun sequence genomic DNA carries:
- the LOC117967086 gene encoding transcription factor NF-E2 45 kDa subunit-like isoform X1 yields the protein MCASANCVLQAQRNFEGLAPQGRLHAGVTMAPVGPQPGPRSRMPHLPHCEPDMEFTWQELMALTDLQEFEVPGEPSYDPAVSYLPSPQPMMPPGGFGAAQPLAEPTMPACGLPPALYPDLNPSCQRPQMGSMLGGCYGGTSARYTRLLPAPSPSQPPPSLHLQPPAPSLPLMGLLDHLVLAGSDTGQPRQGVAKPPSQEELESDSGLSLGSSPALPSPGNPGALYPPESVCFSEAEREGGSSGRMRADFAEQMYQLEYQQYQMGQQAAYSPVLPSYGAPPQQQQQQQLQSLCSFMPGSSSSSSSSNGSGVMVGARKPSLSPRRDLSRDERRALALSIPFPLERIVNLPVDDFNELLARRPLNESQLALVRDIRRRGKNKVAAQNCRKRKLENIAHLEGDLERLRSERERLERERAGCEKGLALMKERLGKLYTEVFGRLRDEQGRPYSSEDYSLQQTSDGSVFLVPCKQEEEEGAD from the exons ATGTGTGCGTCGGCGAACTGTGTCCTCCAGGCCCAGAGGAACTTTGAG GGGTTGGCTCCCCAGGGCAGGCTCCATGCGGGGGTGACGATGGCCCCCGTGGGCCCCCAGCCGGGCCCTCGCTCCAGgatgcctcacctgcctcactgCGAGCCTGACATGGAGTTCACCTGGCAGGAGCTGATGGCTCTCACTGATCTGCAG GAATTCGAGGTACCCGGTGAGCCCTCCTACGACCCTGCAGTCTCCTACCTCCCCTCCCCGCAGCCCATGATGCCCCCAGGGGGGTTCGGAGCTGCCCAGCCCCTTGCTGAGCCCACCATGCCAGCCTGCGGGCTCCCCCCTGCCCTCTACCCAGACCTGAACCCGTCCTGCCAGAGACCGCAGATGGGCAGCATGCTGGGGGGGTGCTACGGGGGCACGAGTGCGAGGTACACCAGGCTGCTCCCGGCCCCTTCCCCCTCCCAACCCccccccagcctccacctgcagccccccgccccctccctgcCCCTCATGGGCCTGCTAGATCACCTTGTGCTGGCGGGGTCCGACACAGGCCAGCCCAGGCAGGGAGTGGCCAAGCCACCCAGCCAGGAGGAGCTGGAGTCGGATTCGGGCTTGTCCCTGGGCTCCAGCCCCGCCCTACCGTCGCCTGGCAACCCGGGGGCACTGTACCCCCCCGAGAGCGTGTGCTTCAGCGAGgcggagagggagggggggtcgTCGGGGAGGATGAGGGCCGACTTTGCAGAGCAGATGTACCAGCTGGAATACCAGCAATACCAGATGGGCCAGCAGGCTGCTTACAGCCCTGTGCTGCCTTCCTATGGAGCTccaccccagcagcagcagcagcagcagctccagagcCTGTGCAGCTTTATGcccggcagcagcagcagcagcagcagcagcaatggcAGTGGGGTTATGGTGGGGGCCAGAAAGCCTTCCCTCAGCCCTCGGCGGGACCTGAGCCGGGATGAGAGGCGCGCCCTGGCCCTGAGCATCCCCTTCCCCCTGGAGAGGATCGTCAACCTTCCCGTGGACGACTTCAACGAGCTGCTGGCCCGCCGCCCGCTGAACGAGAGCCAGCTGGCCCTCGTCCGAGACATCCGCCGGCGGGGCAAGAACAAGGTGGCCGCCCAGAACTGCCGCAAGAGGAAGCTGGAGAACATCGCGCACCTGGAGGGGGACCTGGAGCGGCTGCGCTCCGAGCGGGAGAGGCTGGAGAGGGAGCGGGCCGGCTGCGAGAAGGGGCTGGCGCTCATGAAGGAGAGGCTCGGGAAGCTGTACACCGAGGTGTTCGGGAGGCTCAGGGACGAGCAAGGCAGGCCCTACTCCTCCGAGGATTACTCCCTGCAGCAGACCAGCGACGGCAGCGTGTTCCTGGTGCCGTGcaagcaggaggaggaggagggggcggaCTGA
- the LOC117967086 gene encoding transcription factor NF-E2 45 kDa subunit-like isoform X2 yields the protein MAPVGPQPGPRSRMPHLPHCEPDMEFTWQELMALTDLQEFEVPGEPSYDPAVSYLPSPQPMMPPGGFGAAQPLAEPTMPACGLPPALYPDLNPSCQRPQMGSMLGGCYGGTSARYTRLLPAPSPSQPPPSLHLQPPAPSLPLMGLLDHLVLAGSDTGQPRQGVAKPPSQEELESDSGLSLGSSPALPSPGNPGALYPPESVCFSEAEREGGSSGRMRADFAEQMYQLEYQQYQMGQQAAYSPVLPSYGAPPQQQQQQQLQSLCSFMPGSSSSSSSSNGSGVMVGARKPSLSPRRDLSRDERRALALSIPFPLERIVNLPVDDFNELLARRPLNESQLALVRDIRRRGKNKVAAQNCRKRKLENIAHLEGDLERLRSERERLERERAGCEKGLALMKERLGKLYTEVFGRLRDEQGRPYSSEDYSLQQTSDGSVFLVPCKQEEEEGAD from the exons ATGGCCCCCGTGGGCCCCCAGCCGGGCCCTCGCTCCAGgatgcctcacctgcctcactgCGAGCCTGACATGGAGTTCACCTGGCAGGAGCTGATGGCTCTCACTGATCTGCAG GAATTCGAGGTACCCGGTGAGCCCTCCTACGACCCTGCAGTCTCCTACCTCCCCTCCCCGCAGCCCATGATGCCCCCAGGGGGGTTCGGAGCTGCCCAGCCCCTTGCTGAGCCCACCATGCCAGCCTGCGGGCTCCCCCCTGCCCTCTACCCAGACCTGAACCCGTCCTGCCAGAGACCGCAGATGGGCAGCATGCTGGGGGGGTGCTACGGGGGCACGAGTGCGAGGTACACCAGGCTGCTCCCGGCCCCTTCCCCCTCCCAACCCccccccagcctccacctgcagccccccgccccctccctgcCCCTCATGGGCCTGCTAGATCACCTTGTGCTGGCGGGGTCCGACACAGGCCAGCCCAGGCAGGGAGTGGCCAAGCCACCCAGCCAGGAGGAGCTGGAGTCGGATTCGGGCTTGTCCCTGGGCTCCAGCCCCGCCCTACCGTCGCCTGGCAACCCGGGGGCACTGTACCCCCCCGAGAGCGTGTGCTTCAGCGAGgcggagagggagggggggtcgTCGGGGAGGATGAGGGCCGACTTTGCAGAGCAGATGTACCAGCTGGAATACCAGCAATACCAGATGGGCCAGCAGGCTGCTTACAGCCCTGTGCTGCCTTCCTATGGAGCTccaccccagcagcagcagcagcagcagctccagagcCTGTGCAGCTTTATGcccggcagcagcagcagcagcagcagcagcaatggcAGTGGGGTTATGGTGGGGGCCAGAAAGCCTTCCCTCAGCCCTCGGCGGGACCTGAGCCGGGATGAGAGGCGCGCCCTGGCCCTGAGCATCCCCTTCCCCCTGGAGAGGATCGTCAACCTTCCCGTGGACGACTTCAACGAGCTGCTGGCCCGCCGCCCGCTGAACGAGAGCCAGCTGGCCCTCGTCCGAGACATCCGCCGGCGGGGCAAGAACAAGGTGGCCGCCCAGAACTGCCGCAAGAGGAAGCTGGAGAACATCGCGCACCTGGAGGGGGACCTGGAGCGGCTGCGCTCCGAGCGGGAGAGGCTGGAGAGGGAGCGGGCCGGCTGCGAGAAGGGGCTGGCGCTCATGAAGGAGAGGCTCGGGAAGCTGTACACCGAGGTGTTCGGGAGGCTCAGGGACGAGCAAGGCAGGCCCTACTCCTCCGAGGATTACTCCCTGCAGCAGACCAGCGACGGCAGCGTGTTCCTGGTGCCGTGcaagcaggaggaggaggagggggcggaCTGA